The genomic DNA CCGGGCTCAGTTTTGGCTTGGTGCCGACTGGCTTTATTCCGGATCAGGATCAAGGCTATGTGATCGTCAGCATCCGCTTGCCCGATGGTGCGTCGTTGTCGCGGACCGATGAAGTGGTCAAGCGCGTTGCCGAAATCGGAGGCAAGATCGACGGTGTCGCGCACGCCGTTGGTATCGCGGGACTCTCGGGAGCGACCTTTACGATCAGTCCCAACGCGGCGGTGACCTTCCTGCCACTTGAAGACGCGAAGGAACGGGCGGCGCGAGGGAAATGGCACTCATTTTCACATTCCAGTAACATTTCCCTTCCCACCACATGCGATTGGCACTGAATTTGCGCTAGCGGTTTGGTTTTCTTTTGACTGCCAGAAAAAGCCATTCCATGTCGAGCGATGCAAGAACTCAGAACCTTAGTGCGGCTTTCGAACTGCTCAAACAGTGGACGGACATCGGCGATGCCGATGTGTTTGAAGAGCTTGGGCCAGCGGCCGTCTATAAAACAAGTGTAGTTCTGTGGCTGATGCTCTTCCAGCGCCTCAACCCCAAGGCGAGTCTGCGAGATGCCGTTCTCCACTTTATCGCAACGGCTCCCCCGGAACTCAAGACGAACAAGCGACTTCGTGAGGGTTCGCTTTCGACGAAGAGCAGCAGTTACAGCGATGCACGACATCGGCTCAGCTTGAAGGCAGCTCATTGGTTCCAAGAGCGTGTCGCGTCGTCGATCGTTAACTCGACGGCGCCGACATGGGGTGACCGGCGTGTGTTCTTGATCGATGGAACGACCTTTACACTGGCTCCAGTGGCCGAGCTTCAGGCCGCTTACCCACCCGCCTCTAACCAGTACGGCGAAAGTGTGTGGCCAATCGCGTATGTGGTTTTCGCACATGAACTCAGCTCGGGGGCAGCAGTGCCTGAGGAGATTGGAGCTATGTATGGCCCAAACGCCGTCTCAGAAACTCGGCTTGCTCAAACTCTCATGAAGCGACTCCCGGCTAAATCCATCATCATGGCCGACGCTGGGTTCGGAATATTTTCGACTGCTTATCATGCCCATTTGAATGGACACAATTTTGTTCTACGGCTAAAGAAAGATCGATTCAATCGAATTCGGAAGCGGGCAGAGCTAATCCATTCGACAGCCACTTCGAAAAGCTACCGGGTGTCCTGGACTCCTTCGGCCAAGGAACGAGTAACCAATCCAGACCTCCCATCCGACTGTGTCATAGCGGCGATGATCCATGAATTGAAGATCGGGGAAGAGAGCCTCTACCTCGTCGAGGATATCGATGCGACGCCCAAGCAACTGCGCGATCTGTACTGGAAACGCAACGATATCGAAGTCGATATCCGCAACATCAAACTGGTAATCGGTACCGAAGAGATCCGAGCGAAGTCGAAGGAGATGTTTCTCAAAGAGTTCGCCTTGTCGATGGTAGCGTACAATTTAGCGACCCAATTGCGTCGCCAAGCCGCAGTGATTGCCGAGTGTGAGCCCCGCGAATTAAGCTTTACGGGCGTGTGGTCTGTCTACCGTCACATGCTGCAGGGGATTGAAGTCAGTGACCCCGGTCGTTGGATCGAACGTTTGGATCGCGTGCTGCACTACGCCTCAAAGCAAAAGCTTCCCAACCGCCCAGGCCGCAGTTATCCACGCGAGGCCTACGCCCGCCGCCCCAAAACCACCCACTTCCAGAAACGAAGAAAGAAAAGTAAACCCAACGATCCAGAAGAACCAACGTCAAAGTGAGTGCCATTGGGCGCGAGGGCGTGGTATCCACGAGATCGTTGCCGACATGCGGCGAGAGGTTTCGAGCATCAACGAAGCTCAGATTTTCATCATCCCGCCGCCGCCTATTCGCGGTATCGGCCGTGGTGGTGGTTTTAAGATGTATGTCCAAGATCGCAGCGGCGCGGGTGTCGAAGCGCTGAACGAAGTGACGGGCACGATGTTGGCCGCTGCCAACCAGCAGCCCGGCGTCGCGCAGGTCTTCACCAACCTGCACATGAACGTTCCGCAAGTCTATGCAGACGTCGACCGCACGAAGGCCCAGATGTTGGACGTTCCGGTCAACAACATCTTCGAAGCGCTGCAGATCTATCTCGGATCGGTCTACGTCAACGACTTCAACTTCCTGGGGCGTACCTATCGGGTGACGGCGCAAGCCGAACCGGAATTCCGCGATGACGCGAGCGATATTTTGCACATGCGAACCCGCAGCGCTGGCGGTGCAACCGTTTCGCTGGGTTCGGTCGTGAACGTCTCGCAGATCGCAGGTCCCGACCGTTTGGTCCGCTTCAACCTCTATCCGGCAGCCGATTTGAACGGCACCACGGTTCCTGGATTCAGTACCGGACAATCGCTGCAGACGATGGAGGAGCTTGCCGAAGAACTGCTTCCGCCCGGCTTCGGTTACGAATGGACCGAGATTGCGTTTCAGGAAAAGCAGGCCGGCAACACGATCGTGTTCCTGTTTCCCTTGGCGGTTTTGTTCGTCTTCCTGGCGTTGGCCGCTCAATACGAGAGCTGGTTGTTGCCGTTGGCGATCATTTTGATCGTGCCGTTGTGCTTGCTGTTCGCATTGGTCGGAGTCTGGTTCCGCGATATGGACAACAACATCCTCACCCAGATCGGCTTTATCGTATTGATTGGATTGGCGTGTAAGAACGCGATTCTGATCGTCGAATTTGCCAAGGCGGAAGAGGATGCAGGCAAGGACCGTTTCGAAGCCGCGGTCGCCGCCTGCCGGTTGCGTTTGCGTCCGATTCTCATGACCGCGTTTTCGTTTATCCTGGGTGTTGTGCCGTTGTTGATTGCAACCGGTGCTGGTTACGAAATGCGCCGTGTGCTCGGGACCGCCGTCTTCGGCGGGATGTTGGGCGTGACGCTGTTTGGTCTGTTTTTGACTCCAGTCTTCTACGTTCTGCTGCGTCGGTTTGGCAGGAAACGGGTGGCTGAAACCACTTGAGGTTCGGATGGTTGATCGACGTCAGTTTATCGGTTCGATTCCCGTTAGCGCGATGGCGATCTCCGCGATCGCGCTGGCTCGCCCCGCAGCCTCCCAGGATGCGGCGGCGGAAGATTCGCCGAGCGATTCGTTGATCGCCAGTCCTCCCGTGGTGCAAAACCCACGCGGCGACAGTTTTGGCGTCAGCATCGCCGTCGATCAGTTGGCGACCGCTTGGGTTGAATACGGCCTGGATCGCGATGACCTGAAGTTCACAGCGATCGCCAGCCAGCACGGATTGGTCAGCGCGGATGACCGGGCGTTGCACGTTCGCGTGCAACACGTTCACCCTTTTCCGGTCGGCCAACCAATTTTCTACCGCGTCGTCGTCCAACCGCTGTCATATAAGAACGCCTACGTTTTACAGCGGGGCGAGCCACAGGCGACCGACGTCTACGCGTTGCGGTTGCCCGATCCCGGCGCCAAGCGGGTGCGAGTTGTCAGCATTAACGACACGCACGAAAATCTGGAAACGATCCGCCAGCTGCATGCTCAGATCGAAGCGTTGGATCCCGACCTGCTGATCTGGAACGGCGATACCTGCAACGACTTCGACGCGTCGGATCAGCCGGCTCAGATTATGCTGAACCCGGCAAAAGACCGAAGCATGTCTTGGGCTAGTACGCGGCCGCTGGTCTTCAGCAACGGGAATCATGACGTCCGCGGCCAACGGGCTCGCGAAACGATCGACTGTTTTGTCGGCTGCCCCGAGTCTTCGGAACTCCCCTACAACCAAGCCGTTCGCATCGGTCCGCTGGCGCTCGTGACGATGGATACGGGAGAAGACAAACCCGATCGCCATCCGGTCTTCGCCGGCACGGCAGCTTATGAACCCTACCGATCGCGTCAGGCGACATGGTTGCAACAGGCTGTCAATCAACCCGAGGTCCGCGACGCTCCCTTCAAGATCGTTGCCTGTCACATCCCTTTGCGCGGACTCCCTGGCCAGAACGACGGCACGACGCTCGCAGGCTATGCCAGCTTTAGCGGCTTTGGCGCCAAGTTGTGGTTGCCAACACTTGCCGAAAGTGGCTTCCAAGCAGTCCTCTCGGGACACATGCACCGCGACCGTTTGGATCCCGCAACCGAAGAGATGCCAATTCTGCAATTTATCGGCGGCGGGCCGACCGCGGAAAAGGCGACGCTAACAATCATCGACGCCGAGCAAAACGCAGCCGATCCGTCGATGGAGATTCGGATTACCGATCTGGGCGGGAAGGTGTTGCACCAGCAGACTTGGAACGGCAAACGATAGGCGATCGAGCTTGGTACAATGGCGTCGCACTTTTGCGCCAACGTACGCTCAT from Rosistilla oblonga includes the following:
- a CDS encoding IS4 family transposase; translation: MTARKSHSMSSDARTQNLSAAFELLKQWTDIGDADVFEELGPAAVYKTSVVLWLMLFQRLNPKASLRDAVLHFIATAPPELKTNKRLREGSLSTKSSSYSDARHRLSLKAAHWFQERVASSIVNSTAPTWGDRRVFLIDGTTFTLAPVAELQAAYPPASNQYGESVWPIAYVVFAHELSSGAAVPEEIGAMYGPNAVSETRLAQTLMKRLPAKSIIMADAGFGIFSTAYHAHLNGHNFVLRLKKDRFNRIRKRAELIHSTATSKSYRVSWTPSAKERVTNPDLPSDCVIAAMIHELKIGEESLYLVEDIDATPKQLRDLYWKRNDIEVDIRNIKLVIGTEEIRAKSKEMFLKEFALSMVAYNLATQLRRQAAVIAECEPRELSFTGVWSVYRHMLQGIEVSDPGRWIERLDRVLHYASKQKLPNRPGRSYPREAYARRPKTTHFQKRRKKSKPNDPEEPTSK
- a CDS encoding metallophosphoesterase family protein, with translation MVDRRQFIGSIPVSAMAISAIALARPAASQDAAAEDSPSDSLIASPPVVQNPRGDSFGVSIAVDQLATAWVEYGLDRDDLKFTAIASQHGLVSADDRALHVRVQHVHPFPVGQPIFYRVVVQPLSYKNAYVLQRGEPQATDVYALRLPDPGAKRVRVVSINDTHENLETIRQLHAQIEALDPDLLIWNGDTCNDFDASDQPAQIMLNPAKDRSMSWASTRPLVFSNGNHDVRGQRARETIDCFVGCPESSELPYNQAVRIGPLALVTMDTGEDKPDRHPVFAGTAAYEPYRSRQATWLQQAVNQPEVRDAPFKIVACHIPLRGLPGQNDGTTLAGYASFSGFGAKLWLPTLAESGFQAVLSGHMHRDRLDPATEEMPILQFIGGGPTAEKATLTIIDAEQNAADPSMEIRITDLGGKVLHQQTWNGKR